A DNA window from Corvus cornix cornix isolate S_Up_H32 chromosome 13, ASM73873v5, whole genome shotgun sequence contains the following coding sequences:
- the MEIKIN gene encoding meiosis-specific kinetochore protein isoform X3 yields the protein MEGNRGLRAPCAGKAPRKKHRASPLPGAATLPGSRTGVSQTCRRRLFGSAGPRGPEPACLKKKLSGKNLPKIKENVEYTEESSSCNQSNQVNVRGTTDFKIEEEPEGSSVPLKESKIINFESKGSLKNAEVTSSTEITLPTGVSTFLIEYLDEDSAVDYSTMSNSLKSYSSPETFRDNDSEGCNFYSVDPSKYKNSTLLDSSKAVTIDKIPQISNVSAILEPVPEDFPDRCIRRKRPSNCNYSSSALSISTTLAGKKLCKITAARERTPDLKSGMRCSSPLGPESKYDNQTAKAKRMKKKAPSFNPLEEGSSSFRQLDSPGNTSARSKGLTAEVLPTKPTDAVVQMTSTMLIMEENKVLKNPGNAQPLELDPLCDRREVCSIIRMSPGQRPSQLQQVPVNWKEFHLPKGVPEDTITSTKNWIYCKQR from the exons ATGGAGGGGAACCGCGGGCTTCGCGCCCCCTGTGCCGGGAAGGCACCGCGGAAGAAGCACCGCGCGTCCCCTCTGCCGGGGGCAGCCACTCTCCCGGGCAGCCGGACCGGTGTCTCCCAGACGTGCCGGCGGCGCCTGTTCGGGAGCGCGGGGCCTCGCGGGCCTGAGCCCGCTT GCCTGAAGAAAAAGCTCAGTGGGAAAAACCTaccaaaaattaaagaaaatgttgaataCACTGAAGAGAGCTCTTCATGCAACCAAAG CAATCAAGTGAATGTCAGAGGAACAACAGACTTCAAGATAGAAGAAGAACCAGAAGGAAGCAGTGTACCACTGAAG GAATCCAAAATAATCAACTTTGAAAGTAAAGGAAGTTTGAAGAATGCTGAAGTGACTTCAA GTACAGAAATTACTCTTCCCACAGGTGTTTCCACCTTTCTCATAGAGTATTTAGATGAAGATTCAGCTGTAGATTATAGCACTATGAGCAACAGCCTGAAGAGTTATTCATCCCCTGAAACGTTCAGAGATAATGATTCAG AAGGATGCAATTTTTACTCTGTGGACCCTAGCAAGTACAAGAACTCTACTCTCCTGGACTCCAGCAAAGCAGTGACCATAGATAAGATACCACAGATCTCAAATGTTTCAGCAATATTAG aacCTGTACCAGAGGATTTTCCAGACCGATGCATTAGAAG AAAGAGACCATCAAATTGCAATTACAGTTCTTCAGCATTAAGCATTTCAACTACGCTGGCAG GCAAAAAACTCTGTAAAATAACAGCTGCCAGAGAGAGAACTCCAGACCTAAAAAGTGGTATGCGCTGTTCTTCACCGTTAGGACCGGAAAGCAAG TATGATAATCAAACAGCTAAAGccaaaaggatgaagaaaaaagccccCAGTTTTAATCCTTTAGAAGAAGGTTCGTCATCGTTTAGGCAGCTTGATTCCCCAGGAAACACTTCAGCCAGATCAAAGGGGTTGACAGCAGAAGTTCTGCCAACCAAACCAACAGATGCTGTGGTG cAAATGACTTCCACCATGCTAATCATGGAGGAAAATAAAGTCCTAAAAAATCCCGGTAATGCTCAGCCTTTAGAGCTAGAT CCTCTGTGCGACAGACGAGAAGTCTGCTCCATCATTAGAATGTCACCAGGCCAGAggccttcccagctccagcaagtTCCAGTTAACTGGAAAGAGTTCCACCTTCCCAAAGGAGTGCCTGAAG ataCTATTACAAGTACCAAAAATTGGATCTACTGTAAACAGAGATGA
- the MEIKIN gene encoding meiosis-specific kinetochore protein isoform X1 encodes MEGNRGLRAPCAGKAPRKKHRASPLPGAATLPGSRTGVSQTCRRRLFGSAGPRGPEPACLKKKLSGKNLPKIKENVEYTEESSSCNQSNQVNVRGTTDFKIEEEPEGSSVPLKESKIINFESKGSLKNAEVTSSTEITLPTGVSTFLIEYLDEDSAVDYSTMSNSLKSYSSPETFRDNDSGCNFYSVDPSKYKNSTLLDSSKAVTIDKIPQISNVSAILEPVPEDFPDRCIRRKRPSNCNYSSSALSISTTLAGKKLCKITAARERTPDLKSGMRCSSPLGPESKYDNQTAKAKRMKKKAPSFNPLEEGSSSFRQLDSPGNTSARSKGLTAEVLPTKPTDAVVQMTSTMLIMEENKVLKNPGNAQPLELDLSLSPVCKASPGEDLFPNTTGPFVNSEEIVPASLSSEKEIIPQSPEEKNILKPLCDRREVCSIIRMSPGQRPSQLQQVPVNWKEFHLPKGVPEDTITSTKNWIYCKQR; translated from the exons ATGGAGGGGAACCGCGGGCTTCGCGCCCCCTGTGCCGGGAAGGCACCGCGGAAGAAGCACCGCGCGTCCCCTCTGCCGGGGGCAGCCACTCTCCCGGGCAGCCGGACCGGTGTCTCCCAGACGTGCCGGCGGCGCCTGTTCGGGAGCGCGGGGCCTCGCGGGCCTGAGCCCGCTT GCCTGAAGAAAAAGCTCAGTGGGAAAAACCTaccaaaaattaaagaaaatgttgaataCACTGAAGAGAGCTCTTCATGCAACCAAAG CAATCAAGTGAATGTCAGAGGAACAACAGACTTCAAGATAGAAGAAGAACCAGAAGGAAGCAGTGTACCACTGAAG GAATCCAAAATAATCAACTTTGAAAGTAAAGGAAGTTTGAAGAATGCTGAAGTGACTTCAA GTACAGAAATTACTCTTCCCACAGGTGTTTCCACCTTTCTCATAGAGTATTTAGATGAAGATTCAGCTGTAGATTATAGCACTATGAGCAACAGCCTGAAGAGTTATTCATCCCCTGAAACGTTCAGAGATAATGATTCAG GATGCAATTTTTACTCTGTGGACCCTAGCAAGTACAAGAACTCTACTCTCCTGGACTCCAGCAAAGCAGTGACCATAGATAAGATACCACAGATCTCAAATGTTTCAGCAATATTAG aacCTGTACCAGAGGATTTTCCAGACCGATGCATTAGAAG AAAGAGACCATCAAATTGCAATTACAGTTCTTCAGCATTAAGCATTTCAACTACGCTGGCAG GCAAAAAACTCTGTAAAATAACAGCTGCCAGAGAGAGAACTCCAGACCTAAAAAGTGGTATGCGCTGTTCTTCACCGTTAGGACCGGAAAGCAAG TATGATAATCAAACAGCTAAAGccaaaaggatgaagaaaaaagccccCAGTTTTAATCCTTTAGAAGAAGGTTCGTCATCGTTTAGGCAGCTTGATTCCCCAGGAAACACTTCAGCCAGATCAAAGGGGTTGACAGCAGAAGTTCTGCCAACCAAACCAACAGATGCTGTGGTG cAAATGACTTCCACCATGCTAATCATGGAGGAAAATAAAGTCCTAAAAAATCCCGGTAATGCTCAGCCTTTAGAGCTAGAT CTGAGCTTGTCGCCGGTGTGCAAAGCCTCACCTGGGGAAGACCTGTTCCCAAATACCACAGGTCCATTTgtaaattcagaagaaattgttcctgCATCTCTgagctcagaaaaagaaattattcctcaaagtccagaagaaaagaatattttaaag CCTCTGTGCGACAGACGAGAAGTCTGCTCCATCATTAGAATGTCACCAGGCCAGAggccttcccagctccagcaagtTCCAGTTAACTGGAAAGAGTTCCACCTTCCCAAAGGAGTGCCTGAAG ataCTATTACAAGTACCAAAAATTGGATCTACTGTAAACAGAGATGA
- the MEIKIN gene encoding meiosis-specific kinetochore protein isoform X5: protein MEGNRGLRAPCAGKAPRKKHRASPLPGAATLPGSRTGVSQTCRRRLFGSAGPRGPEPACLKKKLSGKNLPKIKENVEYTEESSSCNQSNQVNVRGTTDFKIEEEPEGSSVPLKESKIINFESKGSLKNAEVTSSTEITLPTGVSTFLIEYLDEDSAVDYSTMSNSLKSYSSPETFRDNDSEGCNFYSVDPSKYKNSTLLDSSKAVTIDKIPQISNVSAILEPVPEDFPDRCIRRKRPSNCNYSSSALSISTTLAGKKLCKITAARERTPDLKSGMRCSSPLGPESKYDNQTAKAKRMKKKAPSFNPLEEGSSSFRQLDSPGNTSARSKGLTAEVLPTKPTDAVVPLCDRREVCSIIRMSPGQRPSQLQQVPVNWKEFHLPKGVPEDTITSTKNWIYCKQR, encoded by the exons ATGGAGGGGAACCGCGGGCTTCGCGCCCCCTGTGCCGGGAAGGCACCGCGGAAGAAGCACCGCGCGTCCCCTCTGCCGGGGGCAGCCACTCTCCCGGGCAGCCGGACCGGTGTCTCCCAGACGTGCCGGCGGCGCCTGTTCGGGAGCGCGGGGCCTCGCGGGCCTGAGCCCGCTT GCCTGAAGAAAAAGCTCAGTGGGAAAAACCTaccaaaaattaaagaaaatgttgaataCACTGAAGAGAGCTCTTCATGCAACCAAAG CAATCAAGTGAATGTCAGAGGAACAACAGACTTCAAGATAGAAGAAGAACCAGAAGGAAGCAGTGTACCACTGAAG GAATCCAAAATAATCAACTTTGAAAGTAAAGGAAGTTTGAAGAATGCTGAAGTGACTTCAA GTACAGAAATTACTCTTCCCACAGGTGTTTCCACCTTTCTCATAGAGTATTTAGATGAAGATTCAGCTGTAGATTATAGCACTATGAGCAACAGCCTGAAGAGTTATTCATCCCCTGAAACGTTCAGAGATAATGATTCAG AAGGATGCAATTTTTACTCTGTGGACCCTAGCAAGTACAAGAACTCTACTCTCCTGGACTCCAGCAAAGCAGTGACCATAGATAAGATACCACAGATCTCAAATGTTTCAGCAATATTAG aacCTGTACCAGAGGATTTTCCAGACCGATGCATTAGAAG AAAGAGACCATCAAATTGCAATTACAGTTCTTCAGCATTAAGCATTTCAACTACGCTGGCAG GCAAAAAACTCTGTAAAATAACAGCTGCCAGAGAGAGAACTCCAGACCTAAAAAGTGGTATGCGCTGTTCTTCACCGTTAGGACCGGAAAGCAAG TATGATAATCAAACAGCTAAAGccaaaaggatgaagaaaaaagccccCAGTTTTAATCCTTTAGAAGAAGGTTCGTCATCGTTTAGGCAGCTTGATTCCCCAGGAAACACTTCAGCCAGATCAAAGGGGTTGACAGCAGAAGTTCTGCCAACCAAACCAACAGATGCTGTGGTG CCTCTGTGCGACAGACGAGAAGTCTGCTCCATCATTAGAATGTCACCAGGCCAGAggccttcccagctccagcaagtTCCAGTTAACTGGAAAGAGTTCCACCTTCCCAAAGGAGTGCCTGAAG ataCTATTACAAGTACCAAAAATTGGATCTACTGTAAACAGAGATGA
- the MEIKIN gene encoding meiosis-specific kinetochore protein isoform X2: MEGNRGLRAPCAGKAPRKKHRASPLPGAATLPGSRTGVSQTCRRRLFGSAGPRGPEPACLKKKLSGKNLPKIKENVEYTEESSSCNQSNQVNVRGTTDFKIEEEPEGSSVPLKESKIINFESKGSLKNAEVTSSTEITLPTGVSTFLIEYLDEDSAVDYSTMSNSLKSYSSPETFRDNDSEGCNFYSVDPSKYKNSTLLDSSKAVTIDKIPQISNVSAILEPVPEDFPDRCIRRKRPSNCNYSSSALSISTTLAGKKLCKITAARERTPDLKSGMRCSSPLGPESKYDNQTAKAKRMKKKAPSFNPLEEGSSSFRQLDSPGNTSARSKGLTAEVLPTKPTDAVVLSLSPVCKASPGEDLFPNTTGPFVNSEEIVPASLSSEKEIIPQSPEEKNILKPLCDRREVCSIIRMSPGQRPSQLQQVPVNWKEFHLPKGVPEDTITSTKNWIYCKQR; encoded by the exons ATGGAGGGGAACCGCGGGCTTCGCGCCCCCTGTGCCGGGAAGGCACCGCGGAAGAAGCACCGCGCGTCCCCTCTGCCGGGGGCAGCCACTCTCCCGGGCAGCCGGACCGGTGTCTCCCAGACGTGCCGGCGGCGCCTGTTCGGGAGCGCGGGGCCTCGCGGGCCTGAGCCCGCTT GCCTGAAGAAAAAGCTCAGTGGGAAAAACCTaccaaaaattaaagaaaatgttgaataCACTGAAGAGAGCTCTTCATGCAACCAAAG CAATCAAGTGAATGTCAGAGGAACAACAGACTTCAAGATAGAAGAAGAACCAGAAGGAAGCAGTGTACCACTGAAG GAATCCAAAATAATCAACTTTGAAAGTAAAGGAAGTTTGAAGAATGCTGAAGTGACTTCAA GTACAGAAATTACTCTTCCCACAGGTGTTTCCACCTTTCTCATAGAGTATTTAGATGAAGATTCAGCTGTAGATTATAGCACTATGAGCAACAGCCTGAAGAGTTATTCATCCCCTGAAACGTTCAGAGATAATGATTCAG AAGGATGCAATTTTTACTCTGTGGACCCTAGCAAGTACAAGAACTCTACTCTCCTGGACTCCAGCAAAGCAGTGACCATAGATAAGATACCACAGATCTCAAATGTTTCAGCAATATTAG aacCTGTACCAGAGGATTTTCCAGACCGATGCATTAGAAG AAAGAGACCATCAAATTGCAATTACAGTTCTTCAGCATTAAGCATTTCAACTACGCTGGCAG GCAAAAAACTCTGTAAAATAACAGCTGCCAGAGAGAGAACTCCAGACCTAAAAAGTGGTATGCGCTGTTCTTCACCGTTAGGACCGGAAAGCAAG TATGATAATCAAACAGCTAAAGccaaaaggatgaagaaaaaagccccCAGTTTTAATCCTTTAGAAGAAGGTTCGTCATCGTTTAGGCAGCTTGATTCCCCAGGAAACACTTCAGCCAGATCAAAGGGGTTGACAGCAGAAGTTCTGCCAACCAAACCAACAGATGCTGTGGTG CTGAGCTTGTCGCCGGTGTGCAAAGCCTCACCTGGGGAAGACCTGTTCCCAAATACCACAGGTCCATTTgtaaattcagaagaaattgttcctgCATCTCTgagctcagaaaaagaaattattcctcaaagtccagaagaaaagaatattttaaag CCTCTGTGCGACAGACGAGAAGTCTGCTCCATCATTAGAATGTCACCAGGCCAGAggccttcccagctccagcaagtTCCAGTTAACTGGAAAGAGTTCCACCTTCCCAAAGGAGTGCCTGAAG ataCTATTACAAGTACCAAAAATTGGATCTACTGTAAACAGAGATGA
- the MEIKIN gene encoding meiosis-specific kinetochore protein isoform X4, producing MEGNRGLRAPCAGKAPRKKHRASPLPGAATLPGSRTGVSQTCRRRLFGSAGPRGPEPACLKKKLSGKNLPKIKENVEYTEESSSCNQSNQVNVRGTTDFKIEEEPEGSSVPLKESKIINFESKGSLKNAEVTSSTEITLPTGVSTFLIEYLDEDSAVDYSTMSNSLKSYSSPETFRDNDSEGCNFYSVDPSKYKNSTLLDSSKAVTIDKIPQISNVSAILEPVPEDFPDRCIRRKRPSNCNYSSSALSISTTLAGKKLCKITAARERTPDLKSGMRCSSPLGPESKQMTSTMLIMEENKVLKNPGNAQPLELDLSLSPVCKASPGEDLFPNTTGPFVNSEEIVPASLSSEKEIIPQSPEEKNILKPLCDRREVCSIIRMSPGQRPSQLQQVPVNWKEFHLPKGVPEDTITSTKNWIYCKQR from the exons ATGGAGGGGAACCGCGGGCTTCGCGCCCCCTGTGCCGGGAAGGCACCGCGGAAGAAGCACCGCGCGTCCCCTCTGCCGGGGGCAGCCACTCTCCCGGGCAGCCGGACCGGTGTCTCCCAGACGTGCCGGCGGCGCCTGTTCGGGAGCGCGGGGCCTCGCGGGCCTGAGCCCGCTT GCCTGAAGAAAAAGCTCAGTGGGAAAAACCTaccaaaaattaaagaaaatgttgaataCACTGAAGAGAGCTCTTCATGCAACCAAAG CAATCAAGTGAATGTCAGAGGAACAACAGACTTCAAGATAGAAGAAGAACCAGAAGGAAGCAGTGTACCACTGAAG GAATCCAAAATAATCAACTTTGAAAGTAAAGGAAGTTTGAAGAATGCTGAAGTGACTTCAA GTACAGAAATTACTCTTCCCACAGGTGTTTCCACCTTTCTCATAGAGTATTTAGATGAAGATTCAGCTGTAGATTATAGCACTATGAGCAACAGCCTGAAGAGTTATTCATCCCCTGAAACGTTCAGAGATAATGATTCAG AAGGATGCAATTTTTACTCTGTGGACCCTAGCAAGTACAAGAACTCTACTCTCCTGGACTCCAGCAAAGCAGTGACCATAGATAAGATACCACAGATCTCAAATGTTTCAGCAATATTAG aacCTGTACCAGAGGATTTTCCAGACCGATGCATTAGAAG AAAGAGACCATCAAATTGCAATTACAGTTCTTCAGCATTAAGCATTTCAACTACGCTGGCAG GCAAAAAACTCTGTAAAATAACAGCTGCCAGAGAGAGAACTCCAGACCTAAAAAGTGGTATGCGCTGTTCTTCACCGTTAGGACCGGAAAGCAAG cAAATGACTTCCACCATGCTAATCATGGAGGAAAATAAAGTCCTAAAAAATCCCGGTAATGCTCAGCCTTTAGAGCTAGAT CTGAGCTTGTCGCCGGTGTGCAAAGCCTCACCTGGGGAAGACCTGTTCCCAAATACCACAGGTCCATTTgtaaattcagaagaaattgttcctgCATCTCTgagctcagaaaaagaaattattcctcaaagtccagaagaaaagaatattttaaag CCTCTGTGCGACAGACGAGAAGTCTGCTCCATCATTAGAATGTCACCAGGCCAGAggccttcccagctccagcaagtTCCAGTTAACTGGAAAGAGTTCCACCTTCCCAAAGGAGTGCCTGAAG ataCTATTACAAGTACCAAAAATTGGATCTACTGTAAACAGAGATGA